The window CTAATCACGCCGCTCTTATAGTCAGTGCTGAAGCGATAAATGAGAACGCGATCGGCTTTCAACAGCGTGCGTACCCCTTCAACAGAAGTGCTGAGAATATCATCCGGATTCAGGGAGTCTCGAATTCGCAGCATGATATCTGTGAACAGTTTTGCTCGTTCTGTTGAAATCTCCTGAAGATAATTCTTCTCCAGCAAAGTGGATTCTGAAGCAGTAATATTGTCTGCAAGTTTGTTGAATGACTGCGTTAACGTGCCAATTTCATCATCTGCCAGAATTGGAGCACGAACCTGTCGATCGCCTGCTGCAAATTGTTTGATCCTTTGCCGTAAGCTTTCGATCGGCTCACTGATCGATCGAGTCAATCGCTTTGCTATTAAAAGATTGAGTAATAAAACAAGCCCAGCAACGCCAAGCTGAAAGAATAAAATATTTGTAAATAGATAGTTTGAACCTGCCTCTGGTGTACCCCGCACCAGCACTGCAACGGGCTCGTTCTTAAAATTCTTGATTGCTTCAGCCGCAATAATGTAGGTTTGATCTCCAACCCTCATCCGCTGTGTTACTGGCTCAGATGAGTTTGCTGCTCGCTTCAGCAGATCTGCTTTTGGCAGTTCAACATCTGATTTTGCCTGTTCAACACTTTGACCCTTGCTCATCTCCAGGCTACTTGCCAGCGCAAACTCACCGGATGGTTGAAGCAGGTAAATTGCACTATAGCCATTGCCTAAACCTGACAGCGTTGCTTCGGCAATCTGCGGTTTCTTGTTTACAATATCACCCGACACCAGAACCCCGATCGCCTGCTCAGTTCCCTGCTGATAAACAGGCGTCAACGTATAGCGAATCAACGCATCTTGATCGGCAAAGCCTTCTGGTAGGGGGGGCGCTTCCCGTTTTAGCTCTGCCCCACTCACAATTGAAGTGGCTGCAATCTGACGTGGATTTTTGAGCACCGTGCCCACTAATCCATCTGGATCAAACTTTTCTCCGGCTCGATCGGCATTAGCGTTGGCAATAATTCGCCCATCCAGCCCTACTAGCGTGGCATATTCAATTTGATGATTGGTGATTTCGCTGCTGAGAATTGTTTTGAGTTGCTGTTCCAGGCCTGAGGAGAGTGAACGACCATTGGCATAAGCCTGAGCCGCTTCAACGATCGCCGTATTCGTAGACTGTCCTCGAAAACCAGATTCCATTTCTCGAATGTTGGCGTTGTAAGCCATTTCTGAAACGGTTAACTCAGACTTTGCCTGCTTCGAGAGTTGTGATTGTCCATTTTGTAGAACGAGCCAGGAACTCACGCCCATTAACCCAATAACGGCAATTGCTTCTGAGGCAATTAAAGCGAACAATTGCTTGTGGCGTAAAGGCAAGTTTGTAAATTTTTGAGCCAGCAATGAATGTTTTTCAGATGAAGTTTGAACTTGATCATCCTCAGGAACCATCTCTATTTCAGGTGTTGGATTACCGAACGGGTTAGTGGGGCGGTTGAATTGAGTAGTCATAATAAGACAAGACTTGCTAAAGGGATGTTGATGACCTGAAGAACAGGAACAGCATGAAGTAGAAGACAGATAATCGAAGATAGAGGATAGAAGTTGACTGATTTGATCGTCTTAGTTATGCTGCGATCGTTTCACCTGAAGAGAGATTGATGAAATCACAGCCGACGATCAACAACTCATGATCTATCACTCACAATCAACCACACAAAATAGAAGATTGTGCGATTGCCTCTGTGTCTAAAACTAGCACTGCTTCTTGCTGTTGCTGATGCGTTTGTAGAATGTACCCTCGTAGATAGGGAACAATCGATGCGCTGACTTGCCCAATCGGAGACTGGATTGCCTCTGGTGGGAACCAGGCCATACTTTCAACCTGATGCACCACAAACCCTAATAGAACAGTGCCAATTTGGACAATAATCAAGCTGTTTTGCTGCACGTAGGTTTGCCGATGAGCAACTCCAAGTAGTTGTGCCAAATCAACAATCCAAAGCACACGACTCCGACGGTGGGTTAGCCCAAGCACGCAAGCAGGCATACTGGGCATAGGTGTCACCCGCTGGGTTGACAGAAGTAATACTTCCTGAATGTGCTGCATTGACATTACAGCAGATAGATGAGGGCTAAGCTGAAACTTGAGATAAGCATCACCGAGGTTGCGCTGCGGTCGATTCCCTTGAAGTGCCAGAGCTGAAGTATTCATCACTTACCCTGCAACCAGTTGAACAGCACGAATTAATTGTTCTTTTGTAAAAGGCTTCGTGAGGTAAGCATCTGCGCCTTGCTTCATTCCCCAAAGGCGATCGATCTCCAAGTTTTTGGAGGTACAAATAATGACGGGAATTCCCTCTGTAATTGGGTCTTTCTTTAAGCTGCGGCAGAGTTCAAATCCGCTAATGCCAGGCATCACAACATCAGTAATAATCACATCAGGTTTCTGTTCAATCACCATTCGCAGTGCATCTTTTGCAGTCACTGCATTGATCACCATATAGCCGCTTTGACGAAGATAATGGCTCATCAACTCCATTTCTGAGAGGCTATCCTCGACAATCAAAATCGTTCCCATTAACGTTAGGCTCATTCTTTCCTTTTCCTAAAATTCTTTAATGCCTGGCAGACTGCAGCAAAGTAAGATTTCCAACTCCGATCAAGGCGTCATGGGCAAATGCTTAAAGACAAGCTTTAGCAGGTCAGACTGGGTAAAGGGTTTCGTTAAATAGCCTGATGCTCTCACTAGCTTTGCCTTCGCCCGATTCACAAACCCTGAACTACCCGTCACCATAATGATTGGGGTGTGTCTAAAATTTGGATGTCGCCGCACCAGCGAGCAGAGTTCATAGCCGTCTAGATTGGGCATCTCAATATCAAGCAGAATCAAATCAGGCTTATGACGCATAATTTGCATCAATGCTTTGACTGGATCGTTGATCATCAATACTGAAAAGCTCGTATCATCCAGAAAGGATTTGATGGCTTGTAAAACCGTCTGGCTGTCATCGATGCAGGCGATCGTATAGTTTGTTTTTGCTTTTGTATCAAGCGATCGAGAGGGAGTTGCTGCCGAAACTGCCACTGGAGAAGCGCTCACTTCTTCTGAGTTGGTAGCAGTCGTGGAAGCAGGTAGTGCAATTTCTCGGCTGGGCAGCGGAGAGCGAGGAGCAGGAAGATTTGGTTTAGCAGGATTTTGACGCAGCCGCAGTTGATTCTGACAATACTCGACAATTGGACGCAGATCAAGCTGACAAAACTTTGAGGTCTGGCTTTGGTCGAAATCAACAAGCTCGTAAGTGCCATCCCCAATTGCCAAAAAGGATTCAATCACTTCCTTGGCTAATCCTTCAATCAAGGTAGCTGCCTGTGCTGTGTTCAAATGCTGTTGATTCACCAACCAGCAAATTGCCTGATAATCTTTTGCTTGTGCCGCATCATCTATCCCAGTTTCAAATAAAAGCCTGACCTGGACTCGAATTGCACTCACCAAAGTTGGTACGTAGGCGCTAAGCTGCCGTAAATGGCGATCAAGGCGACCAAACGGATCCTTGGAGTTGGAGGCATAGATCAGTTTTCCCTGCTCCAGGTAGATGAACCAGGATGTCGTTCCGCTCGTCACTTGCAAGCAGCCTGTCGTTTGCCGGCTCGTATATTGAGCAAGTAGGGTCAGGGGATGAAACTTTTGAAAGGGTTGGTAGCTAGCCATAGAAACTGTATTCATCGATTTCCTCCAACTCAGTTGAGGCAGGTGCTAAAGATGGATTGGGAATATTGCTACACCGTCACATCAACTCAAGGTATGCTCAATCTTCAAAACGTTTCCATCCGCTTTGCGGCAATTGCCTCAGATTTGAATCTGCACGAATGCAGAAGATGCATTGATGGATCAGGAAGCAAAAGCATCTTAAAGATGCAACGGAAAATTTGAACGATATTGGCAAATGCAATAAACCCTTCAAGACTGTACTAGCAGGTAGTTGCGTGATACTAGCTCTACAAGTAGACAAATGTTTTAATGATGAGGTCAGCGAACTGTTAAACCCTGATTAGTCACTATCACCTTAAGCCAACAATTCACAACTTTGTGTCTTGTTTTACACTTATCTGCAATTTAGGGTAGACAACCCAAACCAAAACTCAAAATCTACCTGTTAACAAGCATACAGAATTTCTTAAGCTGATACGTAAACTGTAGATAAAAATTACATCACTGAATTGAAGAATACATAATGATACAGGCTATGACATATTGGGGGTGATAGGTAACGGATCACTAAAAACAGCCTCATTAGAATGAAAAGTACGTTGTTTTTTCGAGGTCAGCAATCATTGCAAAACAAATGTTTTACTAGCTAAGCGATCGAAGCAGTTTCTTGATCTTGCTGCGCTGCTGTCGCTCAAGCGTGTCCGGGAAGCGCATTTCCATGGCGACGCGCTGTGGTAGTTCAGGATGATTGGGAACCGTCGAGAGGATTTCAACCAGATCTACCTGAACCAAGATACTTTGAGCAGCCGGATCATCTGGAGCATTGCCAAACATCAAGCTCATGACTGGCTGCGTTAGCTCGATCGTCTCCAAAGACAGTACCGGATTACCCTCTAGCTCCAGGCGCATATCCTTGGTTCCGAGTTCAGTCACTTTCACAGGGTAAGACCAGCCCTGCCAGCCTTCCCAATAAAGTTGAGCTTTCGCCCGTATCTGTTTGCGGATTCGCACGCCCCCAGCAGGACGCAACTCTCGGAAAACGCGCTTCAAGCTTGTGGCAATAAACTGGAGTGATTGCAGCGGCTTATCTGTTTGGCTGCGTTCTTGGGCATACCACTCCTTCACATCTGAAAAGATCACCAGCGACAGATCATCCTTCTGCACCTGGTTTAAATTGATGAAATCAATTGAGAGTAAACTTTGGAGCCGACTTGTAGCAATGCCTCTGACAATTCGTGCATCTAACAGTACCCTGGCATCATAGTCACCAATTAATTCAACGCGCACTTCATCGGGGATATTAGGCCACTCCTCCATCATCAATTGTGCGCCCGTTTCACTCACATTGGTCGTTGTGCCGACCCAGCTCTGACCTTCACTGTGAATAATGGCTGTCAGCTGTCGGGGAAGGCGGTGCGATCGACGAAGCTGGGGTTGCTCGAAGGCAACAAGACAAGCTGCCAACACCAAAAACAAGTTAAACACACCCCACATCGCGTTAATTAACACTGCCTGCGTGTCGAGTGGGCTGAGGATCAGCCAAAGGGGAACGGTCAGCAGGGATGCCGCTGTGATGCCACCCAGAAGCACCAGATACCGAACTGACTCCATGTCAAAGCTGCGCTTATCAACCACCAAACCTTTGTCGGTCACATTAAACGAACCGAGTTGTGGATTGACCAGCGCCAACAGAGTGACAATCCCTGCCTGAAAAGACATTGCAAATTCATAAATCTCATTCCAGAAGGAAAAGCGAACATGCTTATAAGGAATGTGATTTGCTTGCATTGACAAGATGATGTGAGGCAGCGCATAGAATAACGTTTCTAATCCTAATCCTCGCACTGAGTTAATGCTAAAGAGCAGAAATAGAATCGGAGCGATCGCGTACATTAAGCGGGGAAACCCAAAAAAGAAGTGAGACGTAGCACTGAAATAACAGAGCCGCTGCGCCAAACTCAGCTTCAATTTGGGGTTGAACATGGGGTTTTCCAGACGGAGAATCTGTGCCATTCCCCTCGCCCATCGCACCTGCTGCCCCACATAAGAAGAAAACTTTTCAGGGGCTAACCCTGCCACCATAATTTTGTCATAGTAGACCGTTTCATAGCCGAGTGAATGGAGCCGCAGTGAGGTATGGCAATCCTCAGTCACAGTTTCAGTCGCAATTCCACCAATTTCCAAGACATAATCGCGCCGGATCACTGCTGCCGAACCGCAGAAGAAAGCGGCATTCCAAAAATCATTGCCCTTTTGCAGCACTTTATAAAACAGCTCATTGCCCACTGGGATTTCTCCAGAAGTCAGCAGGTTTCGCTCAAACGGATCAGGATTATAGAACCAGTGCGGTGTTTGAACGAGCGCAACTTTAGGGTTTTGGAAAAAGCCAACCGTTTCCATCAAAAAGCTTCGCAGCGGAATGTGATCGCAGTCGAGAATTAAGACTAACTCCCCTGTGGTTCGGCGGAGTGCCGTATTAATATTGCCTGCTTTGGCGTGATCATTATTGTCGCGAGTCAGCAAGGTACAACCCAACTCTTCGCACATTTGGCGCAGTTGTTCACGACGGTCACGATATTTTTCTGCTCGCCCATCATCTAGAATATAGACCTGCTTTCGGTGCACCGGATAGTCCAGCGCGATCGACGCGAGTGCAGTCTTGCGAACAATTTCGACATCCTCGTTATAGGTTGGAATGTAAACATCGATACTCGGCAGTGATTCTAAAGTGGCTGGATCAATCGATCGGCGCTCGTTGATTTTGAGCGTTTGAAAGTAAGCGAGCAAGAGGGTGAGAATGCCATAAAGCTCGGCTGACAGCAGCAAAATGCTAAAAATACCGTTTATCCAATCGATCAGGTTGAGCGTGTAGTTAATCCGGTAATAGAGATAACGCAATGTTGCAATGAGGCTCAACACCATCAACAGCAGATGCAGATGCTCTCTCGTCCGGTGTTCTGTCTGATTCTCTTCCAGGGAAAGCACCAGTCGCCCTACAGCCACCAAAACGATGAGAATCATGCCTTGCTCCCAAAGACCCGGACGAACCGTAATCAAAGGGATGATCAGAACGAATAGCGCTCCTAAGATGATCAAAAGTTGCCAGCGCGTCAGCCAGTGAAACACCAAGTCAAAACCATTGGGCAGGCGATCGACGAGCCAGGTTATAAACCACTGCTGTTGGGCAAAAGGCAATCCTTTAGGAAACGGTTTGCGCTGACGCTGATGCTTTTTAGGAAGGCTAAACATAAGGTGCTTTTGCAAAGTGACGGGTCAATAAAATGAATCTGGCAAGGAATTCCTGATGAATCACTGAGCCAATGCGCTATTGTCCTTGAGGTGGCGTTAATCTCCGTAGAAAAAGCTGGATGATGCCATAAAGCGTCAACGCTGCAATCACGATCGCCGGGGCAAGAAAATACCAGCTTCGCTGAATCTGCTGCCAAACCTGATTCATAGAACTGTTGGTTTTGACGGGACGAGGAGCAGTTTGCTGCAAAAATTCCAGGCTGTAGTCATTGGCGTTGTAGGGTGAGGCATTGGCTTGATTGGCGCTAATCAGCACCGTATCGCCTTGCAATTGGAAAAACAGCGGATCCTGCGCCAGAAAATCTCGAACCTGATTCAACCCGGTTTCTGTTTGTCCGCTCAAGGCTAACAAAACCCGATCGCGGTTCCAGGGGGAAATGATTTGTTTAACCATGCCCTGGTTGTCGGGCAAAACTTGAATGCGGCTCTGTTGCCACTGGCGCGTCTTGTCTTTCTGAATCGCAAACCCGCCATCTTTCATCACTTCTGGGAAGGGAAACTGAGCTTCTGTGCCGATCGCAATCAGATGATGCGCGCTGCGTTGATCCTCTGGAAGCTTGTTCGATCGGTAGACAGACATTTGAATCGAATCACTTTTGCTCAGCCGTCCCAGTCGTTCCCCAATTTGCAACATCACCTGCAAATCCGACTTAGAGGGATTGTTGGGCAGAACGATCGTCGTATTTGAGAGATCTTGTGGAGTGGCAAATGGAAAACCAGTCTGGAGCAGCTTCAAATCAGGTAACCGAGCCGTTGTTTGCCGCTGCAAATTAAACTGGGTATCGGTGTGAATCGTGCCCCAAAGCTGCTGATCTGTCACCCGGCTACAGGAGCGACGTTCTCTGGGATCGAGCAGAAAATTCACCTGAATTTTAGAGTTTGGTCTAATGCGATCGGCAGGCAGATCGAGCTTGAGGGATTTATGCTGCTCGCCGCCAACCTCGGTGAGTCTTGCCCCACCCACTGCAACGCCATCTAACAGCACTTCGACCAGTGAGGTGAGTGGATTTATCTGAGGGCCATAGCTGTAGCGCAACGTCATCGTGCTGCCAGGCAGAAATTCGTCATCGGGCAAGGCACGAAAATCGAATTCCAAGGCAGGCGCATGAGAACCACGGACAATCACATCCTGCATCGGCTGATTATCAAAAGTGGAGAGATCTTTCAGTTGAAAGGAGTTAGCCTCTGGCAAATATCCTCGCCATTCTCGCGCTGGGGGGGATTCCACAGGCGTCACTTGATCCACAAAAATAACTTGTCCGGTGCCAATCTTCCGGTCTTGAGCCTGCACTAAGAACTGGACTGCTTTGGCGACTCCTTCTGCCCCATTACCTGACGCAATCAGAACCGGAACTTTTTGAGCGGGGTCGGATGCCAACATGAGAACGCCAACATCGGCAGGAAGTGGCTGCTGTCTGCCATCGAGTAGTTGATCACCCGCCATTGCCAGCGGCAGATCAAGCGAGCCGATCGCTGGTTGTGAAGCAGGCGTACCCACCAGAATCAGCCGTTCATTTGGCTCTACCTGATCGATCGCCTCAACCAGTCGAGTATCCATTGCCCGAAAGTTGGCAAATCGTCCGAGTTCAGTTTGCAGCCTTGTGGTTGCGGTGAGCCAGGCTTCATCAAGGCTTTTGGGCAGCAGATAGGCAACGGCGTTTGCTTCCAGGCTGAGGTTGTCAAACACTGGATAGGGATAACGATTGAAGTTGAGCGCGATCGGCTGGGGTTCAAAATCAAACAGCAGCTTCGAGTCTGGCAAAACTTCTGTCCAAAGAGACGGATCAAACGGATCTTGGGTACAGGTTGGCGAATTATTTTGGAGCGCCGCAATCACTAACTCGTTGTAGTCTTGAACCAAATTCAGCGGCACAGGAAAAACAATCTCCCCAATTTTGCCCTGAGGCTTATTGAGCGGGATGCTGCCAACACTTGTGCCATTGATCAAAACCGTCAGGTTCGATCGGGTGGCATAGAGGGCTCCAGAATGTCGATAGCGCAGCAATAATTTAATTGTTTTGGGCTTCCAGCTTTGGGGTCGCGTAAACCGCAAGCGAGCTTCATCATAAATCCCTTCTAGCCGAAACCGATTGCCCACCACAGGACTACGGTTAAACTCCAGCACATACTGTCCCGGGTTGCCAGCAGCTACAGTTGGCTGTGTTGTGGGCGGCTT of the Trichocoleus sp. genome contains:
- a CDS encoding cellulose biosynthesis cyclic di-GMP-binding regulatory protein BcsB, coding for MRYFFRDLVSFASHRRTSRQRLNLRWLISFLLVSCGLSWALVMGWVVPSLAQSTPATPAAPAARSTSSFTLPKPPTTQPTVAAGNPGQYVLEFNRSPVVGNRFRLEGIYDEARLRFTRPQSWKPKTIKLLLRYRHSGALYATRSNLTVLINGTSVGSIPLNKPQGKIGEIVFPVPLNLVQDYNELVIAALQNNSPTCTQDPFDPSLWTEVLPDSKLLFDFEPQPIALNFNRYPYPVFDNLSLEANAVAYLLPKSLDEAWLTATTRLQTELGRFANFRAMDTRLVEAIDQVEPNERLILVGTPASQPAIGSLDLPLAMAGDQLLDGRQQPLPADVGVLMLASDPAQKVPVLIASGNGAEGVAKAVQFLVQAQDRKIGTGQVIFVDQVTPVESPPAREWRGYLPEANSFQLKDLSTFDNQPMQDVIVRGSHAPALEFDFRALPDDEFLPGSTMTLRYSYGPQINPLTSLVEVLLDGVAVGGARLTEVGGEQHKSLKLDLPADRIRPNSKIQVNFLLDPRERRSCSRVTDQQLWGTIHTDTQFNLQRQTTARLPDLKLLQTGFPFATPQDLSNTTIVLPNNPSKSDLQVMLQIGERLGRLSKSDSIQMSVYRSNKLPEDQRSAHHLIAIGTEAQFPFPEVMKDGGFAIQKDKTRQWQQSRIQVLPDNQGMVKQIISPWNRDRVLLALSGQTETGLNQVRDFLAQDPLFFQLQGDTVLISANQANASPYNANDYSLEFLQQTAPRPVKTNSSMNQVWQQIQRSWYFLAPAIVIAALTLYGIIQLFLRRLTPPQGQ
- the bcsA gene encoding UDP-forming cellulose synthase catalytic subunit, which encodes MFSLPKKHQRQRKPFPKGLPFAQQQWFITWLVDRLPNGFDLVFHWLTRWQLLIILGALFVLIIPLITVRPGLWEQGMILIVLVAVGRLVLSLEENQTEHRTREHLHLLLMVLSLIATLRYLYYRINYTLNLIDWINGIFSILLLSAELYGILTLLLAYFQTLKINERRSIDPATLESLPSIDVYIPTYNEDVEIVRKTALASIALDYPVHRKQVYILDDGRAEKYRDRREQLRQMCEELGCTLLTRDNNDHAKAGNINTALRRTTGELVLILDCDHIPLRSFLMETVGFFQNPKVALVQTPHWFYNPDPFERNLLTSGEIPVGNELFYKVLQKGNDFWNAAFFCGSAAVIRRDYVLEIGGIATETVTEDCHTSLRLHSLGYETVYYDKIMVAGLAPEKFSSYVGQQVRWARGMAQILRLENPMFNPKLKLSLAQRLCYFSATSHFFFGFPRLMYAIAPILFLLFSINSVRGLGLETLFYALPHIILSMQANHIPYKHVRFSFWNEIYEFAMSFQAGIVTLLALVNPQLGSFNVTDKGLVVDKRSFDMESVRYLVLLGGITAASLLTVPLWLILSPLDTQAVLINAMWGVFNLFLVLAACLVAFEQPQLRRSHRLPRQLTAIIHSEGQSWVGTTTNVSETGAQLMMEEWPNIPDEVRVELIGDYDARVLLDARIVRGIATSRLQSLLSIDFINLNQVQKDDLSLVIFSDVKEWYAQERSQTDKPLQSLQFIATSLKRVFRELRPAGGVRIRKQIRAKAQLYWEGWQGWSYPVKVTELGTKDMRLELEGNPVLSLETIELTQPVMSLMFGNAPDDPAAQSILVQVDLVEILSTVPNHPELPQRVAMEMRFPDTLERQQRSKIKKLLRSLS
- a CDS encoding response regulator, with amino-acid sequence MNTVSMASYQPFQKFHPLTLLAQYTSRQTTGCLQVTSGTTSWFIYLEQGKLIYASNSKDPFGRLDRHLRQLSAYVPTLVSAIRVQVRLLFETGIDDAAQAKDYQAICWLVNQQHLNTAQAATLIEGLAKEVIESFLAIGDGTYELVDFDQSQTSKFCQLDLRPIVEYCQNQLRLRQNPAKPNLPAPRSPLPSREIALPASTTATNSEEVSASPVAVSAATPSRSLDTKAKTNYTIACIDDSQTVLQAIKSFLDDTSFSVLMINDPVKALMQIMRHKPDLILLDIEMPNLDGYELCSLVRRHPNFRHTPIIMVTGSSGFVNRAKAKLVRASGYLTKPFTQSDLLKLVFKHLPMTP
- a CDS encoding response regulator → MSLTLMGTILIVEDSLSEMELMSHYLRQSGYMVINAVTAKDALRMVIEQKPDVIITDVVMPGISGFELCRSLKKDPITEGIPVIICTSKNLEIDRLWGMKQGADAYLTKPFTKEQLIRAVQLVAG
- a CDS encoding chemotaxis protein CheW, whose protein sequence is MNTSALALQGNRPQRNLGDAYLKFQLSPHLSAVMSMQHIQEVLLLSTQRVTPMPSMPACVLGLTHRRSRVLWIVDLAQLLGVAHRQTYVQQNSLIIVQIGTVLLGFVVHQVESMAWFPPEAIQSPIGQVSASIVPYLRGYILQTHQQQQEAVLVLDTEAIAQSSILCG